The following coding sequences are from one Methanohalophilus halophilus window:
- a CDS encoding CBS domain-containing protein encodes MPEKTLIKDIMVTNVAAATLPGSRDEVLSILKDKKVSGVPVIKDNRVVGIVSRSNLLSNPEEEQIALLMTRDPIKVKPEDNIKKAAQYLIDYGFRRLPVVDDDGKLEGMITVADIVASMASLQLDDPISKYLGRRGIGPVWCETPLPLVARNMELAHIKAVPVLNSELDLVGIISDRDIISASVIEDSLEMSDMSAGSDDDEWTWESMRDTLSIYYSVSRIKVPDVPVKEVMVTDLVKASSNMSVSECALKMKRNRVDQVPVVDANGVFIGLLRDRYLMKALINS; translated from the coding sequence ATGCCAGAAAAAACCCTTATTAAGGACATCATGGTGACTAATGTCGCCGCAGCCACTCTGCCCGGTTCACGAGATGAGGTGCTGAGTATCCTGAAAGATAAAAAGGTATCCGGTGTGCCGGTGATCAAAGATAATCGAGTGGTTGGTATCGTAAGTAGAAGTAATCTTCTGAGCAATCCTGAAGAAGAACAGATTGCTTTGCTTATGACACGGGATCCCATAAAGGTAAAACCGGAAGATAATATCAAAAAAGCTGCGCAATACCTAATTGATTATGGCTTCAGAAGGTTGCCGGTTGTGGATGATGACGGCAAACTTGAAGGTATGATAACAGTTGCCGATATTGTTGCAAGTATGGCCTCTCTGCAACTCGATGATCCAATAAGTAAATATCTGGGCAGAAGAGGTATTGGCCCGGTATGGTGTGAAACACCTTTGCCCTTAGTCGCCAGGAACATGGAACTTGCACATATAAAAGCAGTTCCGGTTCTTAATTCAGAACTTGATCTGGTAGGTATAATATCTGATCGTGATATAATCAGTGCAAGTGTCATAGAGGATTCCCTTGAAATGTCGGATATGTCTGCTGGTTCTGACGATGATGAATGGACATGGGAATCCATGCGCGATACTCTCAGCATATATTATAGTGTATCCAGAATAAAAGTTCCGGATGTGCCTGTAAAAGAAGTGATGGTCACCGATCTGGTCAAGGCGTCCAGTAATATGAGTGTTAGTGAATGTGCTCTTAAAATGAAAAGAAACAGGGTCGATCAGGTTCCTGTGGTGGATGCAAACGGTGTATTCATTGGCCTGCTGAGGGACCGTTATCTCATGAAAGCACTGATCAATAGCTGA
- the hisS gene encoding histidine--tRNA ligase, with product MKISKPRGTRDFLPENTRLRRFVENRMRDVVSRWGYSEIITPTFENLELFTLKSGEGVTGEIYNFSDKGDRELALRPELTAPVMRMYVNEMQATPRPLKLFYFENCFRYERPQKGRFREFWQFGVETIGSSRPDADAEVIALAEEMIESVGIKGDLRVGHLGIIRHILEELEPEQQTKIMRLVDKKDDTGLDDYLEQINASIELRNELFELVSITGDDAIEKARQIVGDIEELQIFEELTQILDAYNVEYSVDFGIARGLDYYTGMVFEIYARNLGAQNQICGGGSYQLIQLFGGGDVPSTGFGLGFDRIMEICELEPGQKREVVLVATDDTRLDAIGIVRELRREVPVYLDIMKRNFKGQLSHANNIGAKYVVIVGKREMEAGKVTLKDMESGEQHQLTVEEAREHILKSGL from the coding sequence ATGAAAATCAGCAAACCAAGAGGAACAAGGGATTTCCTTCCTGAGAATACGCGATTGAGACGTTTTGTTGAAAACAGGATGAGAGACGTAGTTTCCAGATGGGGATACAGCGAAATAATCACTCCTACCTTCGAAAATCTCGAACTATTCACCCTCAAGTCCGGAGAAGGAGTTACAGGTGAGATTTACAATTTTTCCGATAAGGGTGACAGGGAACTTGCCCTGCGTCCGGAACTCACCGCACCTGTCATGCGGATGTATGTGAATGAAATGCAGGCAACACCCCGTCCGTTAAAACTCTTCTATTTTGAGAATTGTTTCCGCTATGAGAGGCCCCAAAAGGGACGTTTCAGGGAATTCTGGCAATTTGGAGTTGAGACCATTGGCAGCAGCCGTCCTGATGCTGATGCCGAAGTAATAGCTCTTGCAGAAGAAATGATCGAATCTGTAGGGATCAAGGGGGACCTGCGTGTAGGGCATCTGGGGATTATCCGTCATATACTTGAAGAACTCGAACCGGAGCAACAAACAAAGATCATGAGGCTTGTGGATAAAAAGGACGATACCGGGCTTGATGATTATCTTGAACAAATCAATGCATCAATAGAGCTTCGCAACGAGCTGTTTGAACTTGTTAGCATCACCGGAGATGATGCAATAGAAAAAGCAAGGCAAATTGTGGGGGATATTGAAGAACTCCAAATTTTTGAAGAACTGACACAAATCCTGGATGCCTATAATGTGGAATATTCCGTTGACTTTGGTATTGCCAGGGGTCTTGACTATTACACAGGCATGGTTTTTGAGATATATGCCCGCAATCTAGGAGCCCAGAACCAGATTTGTGGAGGTGGCTCCTACCAGTTGATACAGCTTTTCGGGGGAGGAGATGTCCCTTCAACCGGATTTGGACTTGGTTTTGATCGTATAATGGAGATATGCGAACTGGAACCTGGGCAAAAAAGGGAAGTTGTGCTTGTGGCAACAGATGACACCCGTCTGGATGCAATAGGGATTGTGCGCGAATTACGTAGGGAAGTGCCTGTCTATCTCGATATAATGAAACGAAACTTCAAGGGCCAGCTTTCCCACGCCAATAACATCGGTGCCAAGTATGTGGTGATAGTGGGCAAAAGGGAAATGGAGGCTGGCAAGGTTACCCTGAAGGATATGGAATCCGGCGAACAACACCAATTGACCGTTGAAGAGGCCAGGGAACATATTCTCAAAAGTGGATTGTAA
- a CDS encoding DHH family phosphoesterase, with protein MASEKISEYSRVRLISHNDADGITAAAVMCHALLREDIVFHASIVSRLDENVVETVNNSTDNGDLVLFCDMGSGQPELIEKVKNDIIIIDHHAPVGDTTAHVMVNPHLADIDGAYYMCASTTAYVVATELNPENKELAGLAIAGAIGDKQLFDRENGLILKEGIESGSVSIRKGLKIGDGDLAEVLERTPEPYLDITGEKEKIENFLNILGISGPIEELDENQMKKLTSAVALKLTKKASPEAVDASIGEVCILNHETIPNVYDMVTLLNCCGKLERGGLALTACLRDEKAAEEGWKIAEQYQQVLMAQIKKAEKKIQKRHHLRFIQGEDMEATGMIAGVVIRYIHPDLPFIALNKVDDIVKISGRGTRKLVEGGLDLAVALREAASGVGGSGGGHNIASGAAIPPGSEEEFLEALDSIIAKQMGYNADEN; from the coding sequence ATGGCATCTGAAAAAATCAGTGAATACTCACGTGTAAGACTCATATCCCATAATGATGCAGACGGGATTACCGCAGCAGCTGTAATGTGCCATGCCCTGCTGAGGGAAGACATAGTTTTCCATGCAAGTATTGTAAGCCGGCTAGATGAAAATGTTGTGGAAACAGTTAACAACAGCACTGATAATGGTGATCTCGTACTTTTCTGTGACATGGGGAGCGGCCAGCCTGAATTGATTGAAAAAGTCAAAAATGACATCATTATAATAGACCACCATGCACCCGTGGGTGACACAACGGCACACGTAATGGTAAACCCTCATCTTGCAGACATTGATGGTGCTTACTATATGTGCGCCTCAACAACTGCTTATGTTGTTGCAACAGAACTAAATCCCGAAAATAAAGAGCTTGCAGGACTTGCAATTGCAGGTGCCATAGGGGATAAACAACTTTTTGACAGGGAGAATGGCCTGATCCTGAAAGAAGGAATTGAAAGCGGCTCTGTTTCCATAAGGAAAGGATTAAAGATCGGAGATGGTGACTTGGCAGAAGTGCTGGAAAGAACACCTGAACCCTACCTTGACATAACAGGTGAAAAAGAAAAGATCGAAAACTTCCTTAATATCCTGGGTATCAGTGGCCCTATCGAAGAACTTGATGAAAACCAGATGAAAAAACTTACTTCCGCTGTGGCACTTAAACTGACAAAAAAAGCCAGTCCTGAAGCGGTTGATGCCAGCATCGGTGAAGTCTGCATTCTCAACCACGAGACCATACCTAATGTATACGATATGGTAACCCTCCTCAATTGCTGTGGCAAACTTGAACGTGGAGGTCTTGCCCTTACTGCCTGCCTGAGGGATGAAAAGGCTGCAGAAGAAGGCTGGAAGATTGCGGAACAATACCAGCAAGTTTTGATGGCACAAATCAAAAAGGCAGAGAAGAAGATCCAAAAACGGCACCATCTCAGGTTTATTCAGGGAGAAGACATGGAAGCCACCGGCATGATCGCAGGTGTTGTCATCAGGTACATACACCCTGATCTGCCCTTCATTGCCCTGAACAAAGTTGATGATATTGTTAAAATTTCAGGAAGAGGAACCCGCAAACTTGTAGAAGGCGGACTGGATCTTGCAGTTGCCTTAAGAGAGGCAGCCTCCGGAGTAGGAGGTAGCGGAGGGGGACATAACATAGCATCCGGTGCGGCCATACCGCCGGGAAGTGAAGAAGAGTTCCTGGAAGCCCTGGATTCCATTATCGCAAAACAGATGGGATACAATGCAGATGAAAATTAA
- a CDS encoding pyrimidine dimer DNA glycosylase/endonuclease V, with protein MRIWDLPPSELCRQHLLGEHRELHALWSIITKNKKAYSNHPETLRWKGKLHALYLRHENLVSEMQKRGYNHHSPLEPTFATGESRQDTLITSIDEQKEALRKKGCNCKI; from the coding sequence ATGAGAATATGGGATTTGCCACCATCCGAGCTTTGCAGACAGCATCTGCTTGGAGAACACAGGGAATTGCACGCTCTCTGGTCCATTATCACTAAAAATAAAAAGGCTTATTCCAATCATCCTGAAACTCTTCGCTGGAAAGGTAAATTACACGCCCTGTACCTGCGCCATGAAAACCTTGTTAGCGAAATGCAGAAGCGGGGGTATAACCACCACAGTCCCCTTGAACCTACCTTTGCGACAGGGGAATCCAGGCAGGACACTCTTATAACATCCATTGATGAGCAAAAAGAAGCCCTCAGGAAAAAAGGATGTAACTGCAAAATTTAA
- a CDS encoding uracil-DNA glycosylase: protein MINSFEDLEEEINSCTACQLHESATHKVIMKGGQNPKVLFIGEAPGKNEDASGIPFCGRAGKILDGMIEDMDIQQKDWAVINTVKCRPPDNRRPRKGELAACRAFFERQIEMLDPDVIILLGNTAEEAFLGNRQLQWGECREIDGINVVKFYHPAALIYTKSRQPEQQEFIEKNSALW from the coding sequence ATGATTAATTCATTCGAAGATTTAGAGGAGGAAATAAATTCATGTACTGCGTGCCAGCTCCATGAATCCGCAACCCACAAAGTAATAATGAAGGGTGGGCAAAATCCAAAAGTACTTTTCATAGGTGAAGCCCCCGGCAAGAATGAGGATGCAAGCGGAATACCTTTCTGTGGCAGGGCCGGCAAAATCCTGGATGGTATGATAGAAGATATGGATATTCAGCAGAAAGATTGGGCTGTGATCAATACAGTCAAATGCAGACCTCCTGATAACCGCAGGCCCCGTAAAGGAGAACTTGCCGCATGCCGGGCTTTTTTTGAAAGGCAAATCGAAATGCTTGATCCTGATGTGATTATTCTGCTCGGAAATACTGCTGAGGAAGCTTTTTTGGGAAACAGGCAACTTCAGTGGGGAGAATGCAGGGAAATAGACGGCATAAATGTGGTGAAATTCTATCATCCTGCAGCCCTCATATATACCAAAAGTCGCCAGCCTGAACAGCAAGAGTTTATAGAAAAAAACAGTGCATTATGGTAA
- a CDS encoding 30S ribosomal protein S3ae, which produces MARKVQRKLDKWKNKTWYNIETPEFIGRTVIGTTTTDESEKLVGRTIETTVGDITNDFSKQNIKLRLAIDSVTGDTANTAFIGHEITTDYLRSIVKRQTSRIDNNLEVTTKDGRKLRIKPIAFTVKRARSSQIRAIREIMAKIVLERAAELDFEHIVEEIVTGKLAANIYRNAKTIYPIRRVEIRKTEVLPVKANASAAA; this is translated from the coding sequence TTGGCAAGAAAAGTACAGAGAAAACTGGATAAATGGAAGAACAAAACCTGGTATAACATTGAGACTCCTGAATTTATTGGCAGGACCGTTATTGGGACAACCACTACTGATGAAAGTGAAAAACTGGTTGGAAGGACGATCGAAACCACTGTAGGAGACATTACCAATGATTTCTCAAAACAGAACATCAAACTACGTCTGGCTATCGACAGCGTAACCGGTGACACTGCAAACACTGCTTTCATTGGTCACGAGATCACTACAGATTACCTTCGCTCCATTGTAAAACGCCAGACATCCCGTATAGACAACAACCTTGAGGTAACAACCAAGGACGGACGTAAGCTCCGCATCAAGCCCATTGCATTTACTGTAAAGAGGGCAAGAAGCAGCCAGATAAGAGCAATCCGGGAAATTATGGCAAAAATCGTCCTTGAAAGAGCTGCAGAACTTGACTTTGAACACATTGTCGAGGAAATCGTAACCGGTAAACTTGCAGCCAATATTTACAGGAATGCAAAAACTATCTATCCAATCAGAAGGGTAGAAATACGCAAGACAGAAGTTCTTCCTGTAAAGGCTAATGCTTCCGCAGCAGCCTGA
- a CDS encoding 30S ribosomal protein S15, which translates to MAKMHTRRKGQAGSTKPIRTEVPAWSLQDAEEIEKVVLDLWKQGNPTSVIGMKLRDNYGVPDVKLATGKKLTAILKESEVAPGVPEDLYNLIVKAIGLRKHVAANNKDVHNKRPLQLTESKIRRLVKYYKANKVLPAEWKYKPETAEMLITK; encoded by the coding sequence ATGGCAAAAATGCACACTCGCAGAAAAGGCCAGGCAGGGTCCACAAAACCCATTCGTACAGAAGTACCCGCATGGTCTTTGCAGGATGCAGAAGAGATCGAAAAGGTGGTTCTTGACTTGTGGAAGCAAGGCAACCCCACCAGTGTCATCGGAATGAAGTTGAGAGATAACTATGGAGTTCCTGATGTCAAACTCGCTACAGGAAAGAAGCTCACTGCTATCCTGAAAGAAAGTGAAGTAGCACCTGGTGTTCCTGAGGACCTGTACAATCTTATCGTAAAAGCTATTGGTTTGAGAAAACATGTTGCAGCCAATAACAAAGATGTACATAACAAGCGTCCTCTTCAGCTTACCGAATCCAAAATTCGCAGACTGGTTAAATATTATAAGGCAAACAAAGTCCTCCCCGCCGAATGGAAATATAAACCAGAAACCGCAGAAATGCTTATTACTAAGTAA
- a CDS encoding thioredoxin family protein, with the protein MLLAFMAAGCTTPEVNQQQETIVQESNIKDIEQLNTLLEEEPVLIKFGSPTCAPCRDQDIILDIIADDYEGEASVIMVNINEERDAASFFGVYSIPDMSVIAGIKDDRYLFMGPDGNVSFDRGSTRYVGLTDGNILRQALDNAIAYRQNNTS; encoded by the coding sequence ATGCTACTGGCATTTATGGCTGCTGGCTGCACAACTCCTGAAGTTAACCAGCAACAGGAAACTATTGTACAGGAATCAAACATTAAAGATATCGAGCAGCTGAACACGTTATTGGAAGAGGAACCTGTGCTAATCAAGTTCGGTTCACCGACATGTGCTCCCTGTAGAGACCAGGATATTATTCTGGATATCATTGCAGATGATTATGAGGGTGAGGCCTCTGTGATCATGGTCAATATTAATGAAGAGCGTGATGCAGCTTCGTTCTTCGGAGTATATTCAATACCCGACATGAGTGTCATTGCAGGAATCAAAGATGACAGGTATCTGTTCATGGGCCCTGATGGCAATGTTTCCTTTGACAGGGGATCCACGCGTTATGTGGGACTGACGGATGGTAACATCCTCAGGCAGGCACTGGACAATGCTATCGCCTACAGACAGAATAATACATCATGA
- a CDS encoding universal stress protein, whose amino-acid sequence MASEIYKKILIATDGSTENKKAVSYGIELAKLSGARVYVTYVVDTASFDSIPMDGGWEMMYELLEKEGKEITDKVISDTGKDIEIESKLLEGHPGHEIIDFAENNGVDLIVMGTHGKSGLDRFLLGSVAEKVTRNSHVPVMVVRGNGKE is encoded by the coding sequence ATGGCAAGTGAAATCTACAAAAAAATACTGATCGCTACCGATGGTTCCACAGAGAACAAAAAAGCGGTCTCTTATGGAATTGAGCTGGCAAAACTCAGTGGTGCCAGAGTATACGTGACATATGTCGTGGATACCGCATCATTTGATTCCATTCCCATGGATGGCGGATGGGAAATGATGTATGAACTTCTTGAAAAGGAAGGGAAGGAAATAACCGATAAAGTGATATCTGACACCGGAAAGGATATTGAAATAGAATCAAAATTGCTTGAAGGCCATCCGGGTCATGAGATAATTGATTTTGCTGAAAACAATGGAGTTGACCTTATAGTTATGGGTACCCACGGTAAAAGTGGACTTGACAGGTTCCTTCTTGGAAGCGTTGCAGAAAAGGTCACCCGCAACTCACATGTCCCCGTTATGGTAGTAAGGGGAAATGGAAAGGAATAA
- a CDS encoding 2,5-diamino-6-(ribosylamino)-4(3H)-pyrimidinone 5'-phosphate reductase has product MPTPFTFINAAMSIDGKISTRQRRQVRISGDVDFERMDELRASSDAVMVGIGTVLADDPSLTVKSDGRRSERLEKGLDENPVRIVVDSKARIPTDADIFMKGAGKRIIAVSESAAFDRVESLRENAMVIMVGGDQVDLSELLSILDEMGIHRLMVEGGAGLNWGLIKNGLVDEIYSFIGNLIIGGSTAPTLIDGDGFDEADIPACSLISAEKMEEGVLLKWKLKSA; this is encoded by the coding sequence ATGCCCACTCCCTTTACATTTATAAATGCTGCAATGTCCATTGACGGGAAAATATCCACCCGACAGCGACGTCAGGTAAGGATATCAGGGGATGTGGATTTTGAAAGAATGGACGAATTGCGAGCAAGTTCTGATGCAGTAATGGTAGGAATTGGAACGGTTCTTGCTGATGATCCCAGCCTCACTGTCAAGTCCGATGGAAGGCGGTCTGAAAGGCTTGAAAAAGGACTTGATGAAAATCCCGTACGAATAGTGGTAGATAGCAAGGCACGTATTCCAACAGATGCTGACATATTCATGAAGGGTGCTGGCAAAAGAATAATTGCAGTTTCCGAAAGTGCAGCTTTTGACAGGGTCGAATCACTTAGAGAAAATGCCATGGTCATAATGGTTGGCGGAGATCAGGTGGATCTTTCTGAATTGTTATCCATACTTGATGAAATGGGCATACACCGACTTATGGTTGAAGGTGGTGCTGGCCTTAACTGGGGACTTATAAAAAACGGGCTTGTGGATGAAATATATTCTTTTATCGGAAATCTCATAATAGGAGGTTCAACCGCTCCTACTCTTATTGACGGTGATGGGTTTGATGAAGCCGACATCCCCGCATGTTCTCTTATAAGTGCTGAAAAGATGGAGGAAGGGGTACTGTTGAAGTGGAAACTTAAAAGTGCCTGA
- a CDS encoding serine--tRNA ligase: MDLEFRLKAAFKTSGDPAPAVDAIQEFLEEEAPKVLAKGAPEGEEAKIKSWNVRDNRIDIEIVSGRYVRSHDAIIRLRKPLAGKIGKEYHLGIRGIDVDEFVIKMASEKSVGDLKIPHVSSMDYDGEYITLNLDVGQAELENRVPDRILTLMEDKIREKVYGGKTEHWNLLWQSEKKAHPFEKDPTQEMLEKGWIKRGASRGQWIHGPQSTKLFRTFEKIVLEELLEPLGYQEMIFPKLVPWDVWKKSGHAKGVYPEIYYVCPPKTRDPEYWEEVADHYKVTKEVPTELIKEKIGDPIGGLCYAQCPPFWMYLQGETIPTESFPLKVFDRSGTSHRYESGGIHGMERVDEFHRIEIVWLGTKEQVVKASEELHERYMHIFNEILDLEWRKAWVTPWFMAQEGLAGVSDEQSAGTTDYEAPLPYRGDDGEWLEFQNVSVNGDKYPSGFNVKSQSGDELWSGCSGVGLERWTSAFLAQKGLDPENWPEEFRKRFGEMPEGIKFF, encoded by the coding sequence ATGGATCTGGAATTCAGGTTAAAAGCTGCCTTCAAAACTAGCGGGGACCCCGCACCCGCCGTAGATGCTATTCAGGAGTTTCTTGAGGAAGAAGCCCCAAAGGTACTCGCCAAGGGAGCACCAGAAGGGGAAGAAGCAAAAATTAAGAGCTGGAATGTAAGGGATAACCGGATAGACATTGAGATAGTCTCCGGCAGGTATGTCCGATCCCATGATGCAATTATAAGGCTGCGTAAACCTCTTGCTGGCAAAATTGGAAAGGAATACCATCTGGGCATCCGGGGTATTGATGTTGATGAGTTTGTCATAAAAATGGCTTCCGAAAAATCAGTCGGAGATCTGAAGATACCGCATGTCAGTTCAATGGATTATGACGGAGAATACATCACACTCAATCTGGATGTCGGACAGGCAGAACTTGAAAACCGTGTTCCTGACAGGATACTGACCCTTATGGAGGACAAGATAAGGGAAAAGGTCTATGGCGGCAAGACCGAACACTGGAACCTTCTATGGCAGAGTGAAAAAAAGGCACACCCATTTGAGAAGGACCCAACGCAGGAAATGTTAGAAAAAGGGTGGATCAAAAGAGGGGCCAGCAGAGGGCAGTGGATTCACGGGCCACAGTCCACGAAGTTGTTCCGCACTTTTGAAAAGATAGTTCTTGAAGAACTTCTTGAACCTCTCGGATATCAGGAAATGATCTTCCCGAAACTTGTTCCCTGGGATGTATGGAAGAAATCCGGGCATGCCAAAGGCGTCTATCCGGAAATATATTATGTATGCCCCCCGAAAACCCGCGATCCGGAATACTGGGAAGAGGTCGCTGATCACTACAAGGTTACAAAAGAAGTACCTACTGAACTAATAAAGGAAAAGATAGGTGATCCTATAGGTGGCCTGTGCTATGCCCAGTGTCCCCCCTTCTGGATGTATTTACAGGGTGAAACCATACCTACAGAATCATTCCCCCTGAAAGTCTTTGACCGCTCCGGGACATCCCACAGGTATGAAAGTGGTGGCATCCACGGCATGGAACGTGTTGATGAGTTTCATCGTATCGAGATTGTCTGGCTGGGTACAAAGGAACAGGTAGTCAAAGCCTCAGAAGAGCTCCACGAACGCTATATGCATATCTTCAATGAAATCCTCGATCTTGAATGGAGAAAAGCCTGGGTCACACCATGGTTCATGGCACAGGAGGGACTTGCAGGTGTATCGGATGAGCAAAGTGCCGGTACTACAGATTATGAAGCGCCCCTGCCGTACAGGGGAGATGATGGCGAATGGCTTGAGTTCCAGAACGTGAGTGTCAACGGGGATAAATATCCTTCCGGTTTTAATGTGAAAAGTCAGTCAGGAGATGAACTCTGGTCCGGATGTTCGGGTGTTGGACTGGAAAGATGGACCTCAGCTTTCCTTGCGCAGAAAGGCCTGGATCCGGAAAACTGGCCGGAAGAATTCCGCAAGCGTTTTGGAGAAATGCCTGAAGGAATAAAGTTCTTCTAA
- a CDS encoding KEOPS complex subunit Pcc1: MQMKIKSTLNLPVGQRGKIIIESLRPDNLANMESKTLSDENSITLRTEKLSSLISVMDDLLMNAKIAEDLDLNGTKND, translated from the coding sequence ATGCAGATGAAAATTAAAAGCACACTTAACCTGCCTGTCGGTCAAAGGGGCAAAATAATTATTGAATCATTAAGACCGGACAATCTAGCGAATATGGAAAGTAAAACCCTCTCCGATGAAAATTCCATAACTTTGAGGACAGAAAAACTTTCTTCTCTGATATCTGTTATGGACGATCTTCTTATGAATGCCAAAATTGCCGAAGACCTGGATCTCAATGGGACAAAAAATGATTAA
- a CDS encoding amidohydrolase family protein: MSSMAREQIIYGNILYGDDLSLVKGYVCVRDGIIHEVCEEPTSSENIIAPCFTNCHTHIGDSVCKDPCIGPAEDFVIQRDLNSLVRPPDGLKHRILAKTSDRELVEYMKFSIRDMLATGTTGFADFREGGNRGVLALKDALKDTDIDSRIFARPDSRELSMPMQEGISLLLSQADGIGMSGAHDIDLNLLEQIADTCHKSRRPFCIHAGEKSRHDIKDALSLQPDMLVHLTQAVQSDLKNVADASIPVVVCPRSNFLTGVGMAPVAEMLKSGINVGIGTDNVMLNSVNMFSEMEFLSKVFGLEDRQVFKMCTLNGASILELEGKGPLREGYKANLMVLDGTSNNLKGIQDVLSGLVRRARPDDILSIIH; encoded by the coding sequence ATGTCTTCAATGGCACGTGAACAGATTATTTATGGCAACATCCTCTATGGGGATGATCTGTCTTTGGTGAAAGGTTATGTATGTGTCCGGGATGGCATCATACATGAAGTGTGTGAGGAGCCGACATCTTCTGAAAATATTATTGCTCCCTGTTTTACCAACTGTCACACCCATATAGGAGACTCGGTTTGTAAAGACCCCTGTATAGGCCCGGCTGAGGATTTTGTGATACAAAGAGACCTGAACAGTCTGGTCAGGCCACCGGATGGCTTAAAACACCGCATCCTTGCAAAAACTTCTGACAGGGAACTTGTAGAATACATGAAATTTTCCATCAGGGATATGCTTGCCACTGGGACCACCGGTTTTGCAGATTTCCGGGAAGGGGGAAACAGAGGTGTGCTGGCACTGAAGGATGCATTAAAAGATACGGATATTGATTCCAGAATATTTGCAAGACCCGACAGCAGGGAGCTCAGTATGCCTATGCAGGAGGGAATTTCCTTACTCCTTTCCCAGGCCGATGGTATAGGTATGAGCGGTGCACATGATATCGATTTGAATCTACTGGAACAGATTGCAGATACCTGTCACAAATCCAGACGCCCTTTTTGTATACATGCCGGTGAAAAATCCCGTCACGATATTAAAGATGCCCTATCACTGCAGCCGGATATGCTTGTCCATCTGACACAGGCAGTGCAGTCAGACCTCAAAAACGTTGCCGATGCATCTATTCCGGTGGTTGTCTGCCCCAGATCCAATTTCCTTACAGGGGTAGGAATGGCACCTGTTGCTGAAATGTTGAAATCCGGCATAAATGTGGGCATAGGTACTGACAATGTTATGCTGAATTCTGTAAATATGTTCTCTGAGATGGAGTTCCTTTCAAAGGTATTTGGACTTGAGGATAGACAAGTATTTAAAATGTGCACACTTAATGGGGCATCAATATTGGAGTTGGAGGGAAAAGGCCCTCTTCGGGAAGGGTATAAGGCAAACCTGATGGTATTGGATGGAACGTCAAATAATCTTAAAGGAATACAGGATGTATTAAGTGGTCTTGTTCGTCGGGCAAGGCCAGACGATATTTTATCAATAATCCATTAA